CATAATGTTACTATCGGCGTCAAAATGCCCTGATTGCAACCCCGAATCCCCTTCACCATTCACACTAAGATTGGTATAACTGCTAATAGCCAGTTTTTTAAAAATCTTTTTAATGCGTGAATCCAAGATGTTCGATGTAATAATTTGAACTAACTTTTGGTTACATAAATTATCCATACAGCCTTCTCTCCTCTGCCTAGCCGATATACCAAACCGACAAGCTATAGAACAATGGAATGCCTACTAGCACGTTGAATGGGAAGGTAACACCTAAGGCCAGTGTTAAATAATAGGATGGGTTAGCTTCTGGCACCCCCATTCGCATGGCCGGTGGCACGGCAATATATGAAGCACTTGCT
This Thiomicrospira cyclica ALM1 DNA region includes the following protein-coding sequences:
- a CDS encoding P-II family nitrogen regulator → MDNLCNQKLVQIITSNILDSRIKKIFKKLAISSYTNLSVNGEGDSGLQSGHFDADSNIMFMVMVSTDKFDPLIAELNRDIEKGYHHFVFSLNAEVHTPNKCRPAAK